In Colletotrichum higginsianum IMI 349063 chromosome 3, whole genome shotgun sequence, a genomic segment contains:
- a CDS encoding Hst3 protein, with translation MPTTQVTPAEDALLQGIADSLFKARKVVVITGAGISTNSGIPDFRSENGLYSLIQAQFDNATREDVLESSRATSFDASRDEREPPTKRRRLSFEDSGICLSDDSQATEDQEVLSSSEEDKSRLSNGSDTPASSLTATRAKGPVTRARSRELTADDGATTSEDSRARRGHGTKCNEAIAGSTRLSTRAASLPPDESPQRLSYTAEHPSPTGTQTNSLQKEESPARRVLRTRGRSASPGAKPRANAYQARSAVLRKRSLLTHPLVNGQEPEPKEQPPTSVPFAPGQACSKVSLQLEEVGRVLNPAAPVPASTLQTSAYTTPKTTRFYSSSSPLSSPPSLFLQTTPTFKISSFAQSNRQQPVPAFSSSPLSSPPPILFDPFEEPTSSSSTRQTSSVASSLASSETDETPPSSQPSKSTLPNIKGRDLFDASIWADPLRTSVFYTFATTLRQKVKCVEPTESHHFIGHLRNRGKLVRCYTQNIDQIEEKVGLSTSLQEGPGHRGRFSRKSVGAVLAISALANTSASSELATAGPEREEKRGNVETEGTGSAEGAESTDATPFAESQSQQRSDRKSNGVECVFLHGSLESLRCFLCGKICAWDEGGRAHETLSGRQPECPYCAGATAARQERGKRALGVGKLRPDIVLYGEEHPNAHLISPIITHDLGLSPDLLLILGTSLKVHGLKVLVREFAKTIHSRGGKVVFVNYTKPPESSWGDIIDYWVQWDCDAWVSNLKERIPLLWLPPGTKLSKKKKESSDKPKKRQNTAEQGSKPKSESSKSGEHAPKLSQPEAAVRSEPPAEKPEPPAEKSELPAEKPEPPAEKSKPPAEKSELTAAKPEPPTVKPEKSPNNVTPEAPIRTPLPQAIPSPEEVVEPPKVVDVGYEKPVVGSEETPKVAAAKIVNPGHGKPAKQREKGPKAPKTAVPKTTPRRPMAVRDDTTNAVYLVFKVMAELRRITDNKPVPPSSSPVSLRTEKPKPRRKKKSAQAVLSQTSESSPQQHPVTTLHLGPTTSTVEQEVPQLEARRNTRVVAEDVTMSGTAESSILAAVKVNPRTRKRKKIDGEEVFVPGMPRPTLAVKTLLCTTPQKVKRPSAKSKAALVSRASPPETLSDMQRAPMESLTLAPLRTTGASVSTPLKLQPLEPVPSPPTGPLSVMSPNSRARLGPRVGDPFFRSDCVVHELVKASGWTQPRSLGFMPLMSSQFNKETDAIMALQGLKEG, from the exons ATGCCCACCACCCAGGTCACCCCCGCCGAGGATGCTCTTCTGCAAGGGATCGCCGACTCGCTTTTCAAAGCCCGCAAGGTCGTCGTCATtaccggcgccggcatcagCACCAACTCCGGGATTCCC GACTTCCGAAGCGAAAATGGATTGTACTCTCTGATCCAAGCCCAATTCGACAACGCGACCCGGGAGGATGTTCTGGAATCGAGTCGCGCCACATCGTTCGATGCGAGCCGTGACGAACGAGAACCACCCACCAAGCGGCGAAGACTGTCTTTCGAGGATTCGGGCATCTGCCTCAGCGACGACTCGCAAGCTACCGAAGACCAAGAAGTGCTTAGTAGCTCGGAGGAGGACAAGAGTCGACTGTCCAATGGGTCAGACACGCCAGCGTCCAGCTTGACCGCAACCAGGGCGAAGGGTCCAGTGACGAGAGCGAGGTCACGAGAATTGacagccgacgacggcgccacCACAAGTGAGGATTCCAGGGCTAGGAGGGGTCATGGCACCAAATGCAATGAGGCTATAGCCGGATCAACTCGGTTGTCCACGAGAGCCGCATCCTTACCCCCGGATGAGAGCCCTCAAAGGCTCTCTTATACGGCTGAGCATCCAAGTCCAACTGGGACTCAAACCAACTCACtgcaaaaagaagaaagccCAGCCCGCCGCGTTCTGCGCACACGTGGGCGTTCTGCAAGCCCGGGGGCAAAACCAAGAGCCAACGCTTATCAGGCACGCTCTGCCGTGTTGCGGAAGAGGTCTTTGCTAACACATCCCTTGGTCAACGGACAAGAACCTGAACCCAAGGAACAGCCTCCAACCTCGGTACCTTTTGCGCCAGGACAAGCTTGTTCAAAAGTTTCACTCCAGCTGGAGGAAGTTGGTCGGGTCCTCAACCCAGCGGCCCCTGTCCCAGCCTCAACACTTCAGACCTCGGCCTACACCACACCGAAAACCACAAGGTTCTActccagctcgtcgcccttgtcgTCGCCTCCCAGCTTGTTCCTCCAAACAACACCAACCTTCAAGATCAGCTCCTTTGCACAGTCGAATCGCCAGCAACCAGTGCCAGCTTTCAGCTCGTCCCCATTGTCTTCGCCTCCCCCCATCCTCTTTGACCCCTTCGAGGAACCAACATCGTCTTCATCAACCAGACAGACCTCAAGTGTGGCCAGCAGCCTCGCCTCTTCGGAAACTGACGAAACCCCTCCGTCCTCTCAACCCAGCAAGTCAACTCTGCCCAACATCAAAGGCAGGGATCTATTCGATGCTTCAATCTGGGCAGATCCACTGCGGACATCGGTTTTCTACACATTCGCCACAACCCTTCGGCAGAAAGTGAAGTGTGTTGAGCCGACCGAATCGCACCATTTCATTGGTCACCTCCGCAACCGTGGAAAGTTGGTTCGGTGCTATACGCAGAACATTGACCAGATCGAAGAGAAGGTCGGGTTATCGACGTCACTTCAAGAAGGACCGGGACACAGGGGTCGCTTTTCAAGGAAATCCGTTGGAGCGGTACTGGCTATCTCGGCATTGGCAAACACCTCAGCCAGCAGCGAGCTGGCCACAGCAGGACCAGAGcgggaagaaaagagaggtAATGTCGAAACCGAAGGGACTGGTAGTGCCGAGGGCGCTGAATCGACCGACGCCACCCCCTTCGCCGAGTCTCAAAGTCAACAGCGATCTGATCGGAAGTCCAACGGCGTGGAGTGTGTCTTCCTACACGGATCTCTGGAGTCTCTGCGGTGTTTTCTGTGCGGTAAGATCTGTGCTTGGGATGAAGGAGGGAGAGCACACGAAACTCTCTCTGGACGACAGCCCGAATGCCCATACTGCGCTGGAGCGACCGCTGCCCGACAGGAAAGGGGCAAGAGAGCTCTGGGTGTCGGCAAGCTGAGACCGGATATTGTACTCTACGGCGAAGAGCACCCAAACGCCCATCTCATCTCCCCCATCATCACCCATGATCTCGGGCTTTCGCCTGATCTACTTCTCATTCTCGGCACCTCTTTGAAGGTTCACGGTCTCAAAGTTCTTGTCAGGGAGTTCGCCAAGACCATTCACAGCAGAGGCGGTAAAGTGGTGTTTGTGAACTACACAAAGCCTCCGGAGAGTTCATGGGGAGATATCATCGACTACTGGGTCCAGTGGGACTGTGACGCCTGGGTATCCAACCTGAAGGAGAGGATACCTCTGCTTTGGCTACCGCCAGGCACGAAATtgtccaagaagaagaaggaaagcaGCGACAAACCAAAGAAGCGGCAGAACACCGCCGAACAAGGATCGAAGCCTAAGTCGGAGTCATCAAAGTCGGGCGAGCATGCCCCTAAACTATCGCAACCGGAAGCGGCTGTGAGGTCTGAACCTCCAGCCGAGAAGCCTGAGCCTCCAGCCGAGAAGTCTGAACTTCCTGCCGAGAAACCTGAACCTCCAGCCGAGAAGTCTAAACCTCCAGCTGAAAAGTCTGAGCTTACAGCCGCGAAGCCGGAACCCCCGACTGTGAAGCCCGAGAAGTCCCCTAACAACGTGACGCCCGAAGCGCCAATTCGAACCCCGCTTCCCCAGGCGATACCCAGCCCAGAGGAGGTAGTCGAGCCACCCAaggttgttgatgttggatACGAGAAGCCAGTGGTGGGAAGTGAAGAGACCCCGaaggttgccgccgccaagatTGTTAATCCTGGACACGGTAAGCCAGCGAAGCAAAGGGAAAAGGGCCCGAAGGCCCCGAAGACCGCTGTCCCCAAAACTACACCCCGTCGGCCCATGGCCGTTCGTGATGACACGACCAATGCCGTGTACCTCGTGTTCAAGGTCATGGCCGAGCTTCGCCGAATCACTGACAACAagccggtgccgccgtcgtcctctccTGTGAGCCTCCGAACCGAGAAGCCGAAGCCCCGACGAAAAAAGAAGTCTGCGCAGGCTGTTCTATCACAGACGTCCGAGTCCAGCCCTCAGCAACACCCTGTCACAACTTTACACTTGGGGCCGACTACGTCTACGGTGGAGCAAGAGGTCCCGCAGTTAGAAGCGAGACGGAACACGAGAGTCGTTGCGGAGGACGTTACCATGTCGGGAACCGCTGAGAGCTCCATCCTAGCGGCAGTCAAGGTTAACCCCCGGACGCGGAAACGGAAGAAGattgacggcgaggaggtgtTTGTGCCGGGTATGCCGCGGCCCACCCTCGCCGTCAAAACGTTGCTATGTACGACGCCACAGAAAGTAAAGAGGCCGTCCGCCAAGAGCAAGGCGGCCCTCGTCTCGcgcgcctcgccgcccgagacTCTCTCCGACATGCAGCGAGCACCCATGGAGTCGTTGACGTTGGCCCCTTTAAGAACGACCGGGGCATCTGTCTCGACGCCGTTGAAGCTCCAGCCTTTGGAGCCTgtcccttctcctccaacAGGTCCACTTTCAGTCATGTCGCCCAACTCGCGGGCTAGGCTTGGCCCAAGGGTGGGTGATCCATTCTTCCGGTCGGATTGTGTCGTTCATGAACTGGTTAAGGCGTCTGGCTGGACCCAGCCTCGGAGTCTTGGGTTCATGCCACTGATGAGCTCGCAGTTCAACAAGGAGACAGACGCGATCATGGCGTTGCAGGGGCTGAAGGAGGGATGA
- a CDS encoding Sugar porter family MFS transporter, with protein sequence MAHQDKAVGAEVLPAVSHHNDQGEAITAMQNERQMSVRDSFRFWPKAILFSFIISLAIIMEGYDTNLMSNFYVFPAFMKRYGDQVGPDGEPLISARWQTIINNGTQVGSIIGLIINGFITEWIGYKKTMIVSMIAMIGAVFIPFFSNGLPMFLAGALIQGVPWGIFQTLAVTYAADICPMSLRGYMTSWVNMCWVIGQLISSGMLRGLLQIDNEWGYRIPFAIQWVWPVPIIIGTLFAPESPWWLVRQNRLEEAKESVRRLTSPQSGVEFDLDAHIEMMRLTNQFEIEVSSGAHYWDCFRGVDLRRTEIACMVWLTQSFCGVPFMGYGTQFMINAGLSNENGFTMSLIQNCIGLIGCIIAWYIMTHIGRRTLYLAGLSAMFVILIVIGGIGIPQDEAGLPARSWAVGSLIIVMLFAFQLSVGPSCYTLVAEVPSTRLRVKTVALSRAFYNSGGFIVNAIQPKIVGVNDWNWGARGGFFWAGITLLFLTWTFFRLPEPFGLTYSELDLLFEHRVGARHFSQEAADSLRPQLEEVANRNEKVTAVVSHQES encoded by the exons ATGGCTCACCAAGACAAGGCCGTGGGCGCCGAGGTGCTTCCAGCCGTCAGCCACCACAATGACCAGGGCGAGGCCATCACGGCCATGCAGAACGAGCGCCAGATGAGCGTCAGGGACTCGTTCCGCTTCTGGCCCAAGGCgattctcttctccttcatcatttccctcgccatcatcatggaG GGTTATGACACAAACTTGATGAGCAACTTCTATGTCTTCCCGGCCTTCATGAAGAGATACGGCGACCAGGTCGGTCCCGATGGGGAACCTCTGATCTCGGCCCGCTGGCAgaccatcatcaacaacggcACCCAGGTCGGTTCCATCATCGGCCTCATCATCAACGGCTTCATCACCGAGTGGATCGGCTACAAGAAGACCATGATCGTCTCCATGATTGCCATgatcggcgccgtcttcatccccttcttctccaacggCCTGCCCATGTTCTTGGCCGGAGCCCTGATCCAGGGTGTGCCGTGGGGCATCTTCCAGACCCTCGCCGTCACCTACGCCGCCGACATCTGCCCCATGTCCTTGAGAGGTTACATGACATCCTGGGT CAACATGTGCTGGGTCATCGGACAGCTGATTAGCAGTGGCATGCTCCGCGGACTGCTGCAAATCGACAACGAGTGGGGATACCGCATCC CCTTCGCCATCCAGTGGGTCTGGCCCGttcccatcatcatcggcacGCTCTTCGCCCCCGAGAGCCCCTGGTGGCTCGTCCGCCAGAACCGCCTCGAAGAGGCCAAGGAGTCGGTCCGCCGGCTGACGTCCCCCCAGAGCGGCGTCGagttcgacctcgacgcccacATTGAGATGATGCGCCTCACGAACCAGTTCGAGATCGAGGTCAGCTCGGGCGCCCACTACTGGGACTGCttccgcggcgtcgacctccGCCGCACCGAGATTGCATGCATGGTCTGGCTGACCCAGTCCTTCTGCGGCGTGCCCTTCATGGGCTACGGCACCCAGTTCATGATCAACGCCGGCCTCAGCAACGAGAACGGCTTCACCATGAGCCTGATCCAGAACTGCATCGGCCTCAtcggctgcatcatcgcCTGGTACATCATGACCCACATCGGCCGCCGCACGCTGTACCTCGCCGGCCTGTCCGCCATGttcgtcatcctcatcgtcatcggcggcatcggcatcccccaggacgaggccggcctgcccgCGAGGTCCTGGGCCGTCGGCtccctcatcatcgtcatgcTCTTCGCCTTCCAGCTCAGCGTCGGCCCTTCCTGCTacaccctcgtcgccgaggtgcCCTCCACCCGCCTCCGCGTCAAGACCGTCGCCCTCTCGCGCGCCTTCTACAACTCGGGCGGCTTCATCGTCAATGCCATCCAGCCCAAGATCGTCGGCGTCAACGACTGGAACTGGGGCGCCCGCGGCGGCTTCTTCTGGGCCGGCATCACCCTGCTGTTCCTGACCTGGACCTTCTTCCGCCTCCCGGAGCCCTTTGGCCTCACTTACTCGGAGCTCGACCTGCTGTTCGAGCACCGCGTCGGCGCCCGTCACTTCTCTCAGGAGGCCGCCGATTCTCTGCGCCCGCAGTTGGAGGAGGTCGCCAACCGCAATGAGAAGGTGACCGCTGTCGTGAGCCACCAGGAGAGTTAG
- a CDS encoding C6 transcription factor has product MAQLLDLPNRPATSLLEREINIRVWWSLCMIDVWSSTAVKLPKLLPARSDIPLPMDDLPFVSLSRSGASSSSAASAGAAAAAAGVSAAGATLLSGQSSQHLSQMVRLNRILLDVNDFNQRCVAENPDWDALESGVEALHARMEGWLAALPDNMRDTPENFAWFAARGLGRTFAAVYLGYYHFGQLLYYQFLYGAGTTTAINPTASASVARRDSYATRCKEHAARLCDVVYRAQTTAGADVRYTMAAHVLVIASTVQIHTLLLSGDEADIGLARRRLERNYELLLQLRCYWPTVDRAISRLRAFHETARTSIDTSFVLDRWMLRFLVEFAEPMEEKEAAAGTSRRGDGEEMESLWTMEGRPR; this is encoded by the exons ATGGCGCAACTCCTGGACCTACCCAACAGACCGGCAACCAGTCTGCTGGAACGGGAGATTAATATACGGG TCTGGTGGTCACTCTGCATGATTGACGTGTGGTCATCCACCGCGGTGAAGCTGCCCAAGCTGCTGCCGGCGAGATCCGACATCCCCCTGCCGATGGACGATCTGCCGTTCGTCTCGTTGAGCCGCAGCGGTGCGTCATCATCCTCCGCCGCGTCcgcgggggcggcggctgctgctgccggtgTGTCCGCCGCGGGTGCGACGCTGCTGTCGGGACAGAGCTCGCAGCACCTCTCGCAGATGGTGCGGCTCAACAGGATCCTGCTCGACGTCAACGACTTCAACCAGCGGTGCGTGGCCGAGAACCCGGACTGGGACGCGCTCGAGAGCGGCGTGGAGGCGCTCCACGCGCGCATGGAGGGCTGGCTCGCGGCGCTGCCGGACAACATGCGCGACACGCCCGAGAACTTTGCGTGGTTCGCGGCGCGGGGGCTCGGGCGGACGTTCGCGGCCGTGTATCTCGGATATTACCACTTCGGCCAGCTGCTGTACTACCAGTTCCTGTACGGCGCgggcacgacgacggccatcaacccgacggcgtcggcgtcggtggcgcGGCGGGACTCGTACGCGACGCGGTGCAAGGAGCACGCGGCGAGGCTGTGCGACGTCGTGTACCGCGCGCAGAcgacggccggcgccgacgtgcgGTACACGATGGCGGCGCACGTCTTGGTGATCGCGTCGACGGTGCAGATCCACACGCTGCTGCtcagcggcgacgaggccgacatcggcctggcgcggcggcgtctcgaGAGGAACTATGAGCTGCTTCTGCAGCTGCGGTGCTACTGGCCGACCGTCGACCGGGCCATCAGCCGGCTGAGGGCGTTCCACGAGACGGCGCGGACGAGCATCGACACCAGCTTCGTGCTGGACCGCTGGATGCTGCGGTTCCTGGTCGAGTTTGCCGAGCcgatggaggagaaggaggccgcgGCCGGAACAAGCCGGCGcggggatggggaggagatggagtCGCTGTGGACGATGGAGGGGCGGCCGCGGTGA